One Drosophila willistoni isolate 14030-0811.24 chromosome 2R unlocalized genomic scaffold, UCI_dwil_1.1 Seg167, whole genome shotgun sequence DNA segment encodes these proteins:
- the LOC6642260 gene encoding kunitz-like peptide PcKuz1, translated as MKYFAVLLLICCLMASALAALKNPACGEEFGKIGDCRALQNKWTYRRDTNECIQFNYSGCHGNNNLFENKKQCEQTCKV; from the exons atgaaatatttcgCTGTTTTGTTGCTCATCTGCTGCCTGATGGCAAGTGCTTTGGCTGCCCTTAAGAATC CTGCCTGTGGTGAAGAGTTTGGCAAAATTGGCGATTGTCGTGCCCTGCAGAACAAGTGGACCTATCGTCGTGACACGAACGAGTGCATTCAGTTCAATTACAGCGGATGCCATGGCAATAACAATCTATTCGAAAATAAGAAACAATGTGAACAGACCTGCAAagtttaa
- the LOC6642256 gene encoding protease inhibitor isoform X2, with protein sequence MSTQFLSLRAIVLLVMILHLSQVQAANNNAKPVAQVPQPTQASQTTKPPKIQAAKCLQPLDPGPCRMSLERYYYNKDKNACETFKFGGCRGNDNCFGFKQTCEEACLVKK encoded by the exons ATGTCGACCCAGTTTCTTAGCCTTAGAGCAATTGTTTTGCTGGTGATGATTCTACATTTGAGCCAAGTGCAGGCAGCGAACAATAATGCAAAACCTGTGGCCCAAGTGCCCCAACCCACTCAAGCCTCACAGACAACCAAGCCCCCAAAAATCCAGG CTGCAAAATGCTTGCAACCCTTGGATCCAGGTCCATGTCGCATGAGCTTGGAGCGTTATTACTACAATAAGGATAAGAATGCCTGCGAGACTTTCAAATTTGGTGGCTGTCGAGGCAATGATAATTGTTTTGGCTTCAAACAGACCTGCGAAGAGGCTTGTCTAGTGAAGAAATGA
- the LOC6642274 gene encoding glycerophosphocholine phosphodiesterase GPCPD1 codes for MQSSWNDYEDEEAAMAAPALSGAGGPNRISAKGPRIFGDITTNRLWTFRVLMHDELAPNEQLAIVGNCESLGNWQHAGAVLMQKDDTSKTKKKEEKLYADNDDAHDADDDVEDEEEEAENNLWSADVYIPRHCSTEFRYMICTVDSSTGDIFIRRWETHLKPRLIQELDDPKANNMDIFGSFNGQYKVDRGWLTKETLVQLKFFYAPFTWKQRMKRRHVHVKVTPMNLRIPSHGNNGDISTLEDSLSNDTHDTKETLNGGNGENGAVFSEVVTLSPDECTLRQQEQFGSLCGPNDLVIFHLTVNDLENTAYLIDLYTYSSRVAKEDGPPLHVGYHYVLPNLMKRSEGNLELPITCAKGHRPLGMMRLGYLIVKPSATASNLMDMSVSYSRYWNNKWTGLDVGHRGSGTSFKAKDAVIRENTITSLKNAAEHGADMVEFDVQLSKDLVPVVYHDFMIYVSLKSKCSMQEHDFLALPMRELSLEQLKKLKVYHTAEGLSRETRSFHNDDMVEHQPFPQLADVMDALDIHVGFNIEIKWSQRLQDGRMEEEFEHVVDRNLYIDCILDVVMRKAGTRRIVLSCFDPDICTMLRFKQNRYPVMFLTLGTTTKYEKYMDPRGNSMELAVWHAVAMQLLGIVAHTEDLLRDPSQVNLAKERGLVLFCWGDDNNSKDTIKLLKELGLHAIIYDKMDVLTSKEVKQSVFHLQAKDSQKELLKLQALETGHVWHTSANGSEEQQA; via the exons ATGCAGAGTAGTTGGAATGACTACGAGGATGAGGAGGCGGCCATGGCGGCTCCAGCTCTCTCAGGAGCTGGTGGACCCAATCGTATTAGTGCTAAGGGACCACGTATATTTGGTGATATTACAACAAATCGTTTATGGACATTTCGGGTCCTAATGCACGACGAGTTGGCTCCAAATGAACAATTGGCCATTGTGGGTAATTGTGAATCCTTGGGCAATTGGCAGCATGCGGGAGCAGTTCTAATGCAGAAAGACGAtacaagtaaaacaaaaaagaaagaggagAAGCTATACGCTGATAACGACGACGCTCACGACGCCGACGACGACGTGGAagatgaggaggaggaggccgAAAACAATCTATGGTCAGCTGATGTTTATATACCTAGACATTGCTCGACAGAATTTCGTTATATGATCTGTACAGTGGATTCATCGACAGGTGATATCTTTATTCGTCGCTGGGAGACACATTTGAAGCCCCGCCTCATTCAGGAATTGGATGATCCCAAGGCTAACAATATGGATATCTTTGGTTCATTTAATGGTCAGTACAAAGTAGATCGAGGCTGGTTGACCAAGGAAACTTTGGTGCAACTGAAATTCTTCTATGCCCCCTTCACTTGGAAGCAACGTATGAAACGTCGTCACGTCCATGTCAAGGTGACACCCATGAATCTAAGAATACCCAGTCATGGTAATAATGGTGACATCTCAACGCTAGAGGATTCcctttcgaatgatacccatGATACCAAGGAGACCTTGAACGGGGGCAATGGTGAAAATGGTGCTGTCTTTAGCGAGGTTGTCACCTTGAGCCCGGATGAATGTACTCTGCGTCAGCAAGAGCAGTTTGGTTCACTTTGTGGTCCCAACGATTTGGttatatttcatttaactGTAAATGATTTGGAAAATACCGCCTACCTGATCGATCTATATACCTATAGTTCGCGTGTGGCCAAAGAGGATGGCCCTCCCCTGCATGTGGGTTATCATTATGTCTTGCCCAATTTGATGAAACGTTCCGAGGGTAATCTGGAGTTGCCCATTACCTGTGCCAAGGGTCATCGTCCCTTGGGCATGATGCGCCTGGGTTATCTGATAGTTAAACCCTCTGCCACTGCCTCCAATCTGATGGACATGAGTGTCAGCTACTCACGCTATTGGAATAACAAATGGACTGGCCTGGATGTGGGTCATCGCGGCTCGGGCACAAGTTTTAAGGCCAAGGATGCGGTTATTAGAGAGAATACCATCACCTCATTGAAAAATGCAGCCGAACATGGTGCCGATATGGTGGAGTTTGATGTCCAACTGAGCAAGGATCTAGTTCCGGTGGTCTATCATGATTTCATGATCTATGTGTCACTTAAATCCAAGTGTAGCATGCAGGAACACGACTTTCTGGCTTTGCCCATGAGAGAGTTATCACTGGAACAGTTGAAGAAACTGAAAGTCTATCACACCGCCGAGGGTCTATCGCGGGAAACACGCTCCTTTCACAACGATGATATGGTGGAGCATCAGCCATTTCCACAATTGGCGGATGTTATGGATGCTCTGGATATTCATGTGGGTTTCAATATCGAGATCAAATGGTCACAACGTTTGCAAGATGGCCGCATGGAAGAGGAATTCGAACATGTTGTGGATCGTAATCTTTATATCGATTGTATATTGGATGTCGTGATGCGTAAAGCTGGCACACGACGCATTGTTCTGTCATGTTTCGATCCGGATATATGTACAATGTTGAGATTCAAGCAAAATCGTTATCCTGTCATGTTTCTCACCCTTGGCACGACAACGAAATATGAGAAATATATGGATCCGCGTGGAAATTCCATGGAGCTGGCTGTGTGGCATGCAGTGGCCATGCAATTGCTGGGAATTGTGGCGCATACGGAGGATTTGCTGCGTGATCCCAGCCAG GTGAATCTGGCCAAAGAGCGTGGCCTCGTCTTGTTCTGTTGGGGCGATGACAACAATTCCAAAGACACCATCAAATTGTTAAAGGAATTGGGTCTTCATGCCATTATCTATGACAAAATGGATGTATTGACCAGCAAGGAGGTGAAG CAAAGTGTCTTTCATTTGCAAGCCAAGGACAGCCAAAAGGAGCTACTCAAATTGCAGGCTCTGGAAACGGGACATGTCTGGCATACCTCGGCAAATGGTAGTGAGGAACAACAGGCTTAA
- the LOC6642257 gene encoding chymotrypsin inhibitor SCI-III, translating to MLCLSQGAAVDSTDFVVEKQVESEEKTSELPNVPTECHQPKETGRCFALFYRYAYNVDTQKCEEFIYGGCAGNGNNFETKSLCEAKCLGKTTEEELEESTTVTSDSTTIPSNISTSD from the coding sequence ATGCTCTGTCTCAGTCAAGGAGCTGCAGTGGATTCCACCGATTTTGTGGTGGAGAAACAAGTGGAGAGTGAGGAGAAAACAAGTGAACTACCCAATGTGCCCACGGAATGTCATCAGCCAAAGGAAACGGGTCGTTGTTTTGCCTTGTTCTATCGTTATGCCTACAATGTGGATACCCAAAAGTGTGAGGAATTCATCTATGGCGGCTGTGCCGGCAATGGAAATAATTTCGAGACTAAAAGTCTGTGTGAAGCCAAGTGTTTGGGTAAAACCACAGAGGAGGAGCTCGAGGAGAGCACTACTGTGACCAGTGACAGCACTACAATCCCCAGCAATATTAGCACCAGCGACTAA
- the LOC26530077 gene encoding enhanced filamentous growth protein isoform X2: MSRRMLKKKSLHFKVHFHINCHLHLLVILSNCGFRPVLSEQSAVAAAAAAAAAQRNAANNHPHSHPHPPLFLPPHLAAQFGHHQPLFAGLKGVSPFQSLCSCCSLKPPPPPPATVAPPTLSVPVSSSSAASSPESPKSTSGGGSNGGGSGGSSSADPRSNSVAELRRKAQEHSAALLQSLHAAAAAGLAFPGLHLPPLSFAHHPALGHNNNNNHHHHHQHNHHMRMKHEAQDMTASTMNGLSAANSTGLLPVTTSASLLDLAESAAAYQQQQQQQQQQQQHAATLSPPTTPTQSQAPTAVAAGDSPTTTTTTATTPTNVNPLLLLTKSE; encoded by the exons CAATTGTGGTTTTCGTCCAGTTTTAAGTGAACAGAGTGCTGTGGCAGCTGCAGctgcggcagcagcagctcaaCGGAATGCCGCCAACAATCATCCGCATTCGCATCCGCATCCGCCACTATTTTTGCCGCCACATCTGGCTGCCCAATTTGGCCATCATCAGCCCCTGTTTGCCGGTCTGAAAG GTGTGTCGCCGTTTCAGAGTCTTTGTTCGTGCTGTTCGCTGAAGCCGCCGCCACCACCCCCTGCCACAGTTGCCCCACCGACACTGAGTGTGCCGGTGAGTAGCAGCTCGGCAGCCAGTTCCCCAGAGTCTCCCAAATCGACGAGTGGAGGCGGCAGCAATGGTGGTGGTTCGGGTGGCAGTTCCTCTGCTGATCCACGTTCGAATTCGGTGGCCGAGCTGCGTCGCAAGGCCCAAGAACATTCGGCAGCTTTGTTGCAATCGTTGCAtgcggcagctgctgctggttTAGCCTTTCCTGGCTTGCATTTGCCTCCCTTATCCTTTGCCCATCATCCGGCCTTGGGtcacaataataacaataatcaccatcatcatcatcagcataaTCATCATATGAGAATGAAGCATGAGGCTCAGGACATGACGGCCAGCACCATGAATGGTTTGAGTGCTGCCAACTCAACGGGTCTGTTGCCTGTAACAACATCGGCTTCTCTCTTGGACTTGGCTGAATCGGCAGCGGcatatcaacagcagcagcagcagcaacaacaacagcaacaacatgcTGCCACTTTGTCGCCCCCCACCACGCCCACTCAGTCGCAGGCACCCACGGCTGTTGCAGCCGGCGATTCgccaacaaccacaacaacaacagcaacgacaCCAACAAACGTCAATCCGTTGCTTTTGCTTACCAAAAGCGAATAA
- the LOC6642258 gene encoding male accessory gland serine protease inhibitor, translating to MKFLAIFLMLAAFVATSWALKHPDCGLPHSRNGDGRISCEAYIPSWSFDGQECVKFIYGGCGGNANRFGTKEACEAKCL from the exons ATGAAGTTCCTTGCTATATTTTTAATGTTGGCTGCCTTTGTGGCAACTTCCTGGGCCCTGAAACATC CGGACTGTGGTCTTCCTCATTCACGTAACGGCGATGGACGCATTTCTTGCGAGGCTTATATACCCAGCTGGTCCTTCGATGGTCAGGAGTGCGTGAAATTCATTTATGGCGGATGCGGTGGCAATGCAAATCGTTTTGGCACTAAAGAGGCATGTGAGGCCAAGTGTTTGTAA
- the LOC26529585 gene encoding kappaPI-stichotoxin-Shd2a yields the protein MEARINVISGLTVIYMRQRISWTDLQLLLLSCLIQIKMKFFTIICLVCALFGLTYAAKDAICDQPAGADGNGLIKCAAFMPSWTYNPASNSCSSFVYGGCGGNSNRFTTQEACEAKCKE from the exons ATGGAGGCGCGGATAAATGTCATCAGCGGGCTGACTGTGATTTACATGCGACAGCGAATCAGTTGG ACAGATCTTCAGTTGCTATTGTTAAGCTGTCTAatacaaatcaaaatgaaattctTCACCATCATTTGCCTAGTGTGTGCCCTTTTCGGTCTGACCTACGCCGCTAAGGATG CCATCTGTGATCAACCTGCTGGTGCCGACGGCAATGGTCTAATCAAGTGTGCCGCCTTTATGCCCAGCTGGACCTATAACCCAGCATCGAATTCCTGCTCCAGCTTCGTCTATGGCGGCTGCGGTGGAAACTCCAATCGCTTCACCACCCAGGAAGCATGTGAGGCCAAGTGCAAGGAATAA
- the LOC6642275 gene encoding chromosome transmission fidelity protein 18 homolog has protein sequence MDQYPDENEEFELQYQDELEMMDDFDNDDGPSTSHQAAAKAKAVTGSTPTVARLSNSTLNSPQLSQITFGSTQSQIENGADGGGGPVNRRLFGTPKVPGIGRGCSTPFQRMPAIEESELAAEKLQEVDLRPTNKRRLERDLFGDIDDLFHESYEDPLVKKARTEEQRDQQAIEKILELRRKMRETTKTVRHDEISRLKSLHDFKMRNLSYQIPNWPFLPIQRSDLERIYVRFHSEDYEQRQLDLIGARQNTTGSLLGDSKEQVWREANEMVLRRLAPPTQAPAVVVETIDFSSSSSTSGLWVDKYKPRKYIDLLSDEMTNRSLLYWLKMWDKVVFGKVFHSKQEQEQQMAGGAGSGSGSGSGAAAQLNSFNKRTGKFESNGGWRQRKARQALNTNVDDLGRPMQKVALLCGPPGLGKTTLAHTIARHAGYNVREINASDDRSPEAFKLALENGTQMSSVLNEDKRPNCIVLDEIDGAPRQSIEYLVKFVSDGIYSKVKAKGSKPEHNVLRRPIVCICNDVYDPALRPLRQIAFVVQFPPIDSARLAERLIQVAKKEKMKTDFGSLIALAEKSGNDVRSCISSMQFFNAQKHSLTLQDVLNNNLGQKDRHQGLFDVWGAIFRIQRPKKQLAASSNSQNADEPAEVILTNMSVPTRVQNVLTVVHSCGDFERLTQGVYENYLQQKMPDPNFNGVCEALQWFCFQDLLQNQINRQQNYSVYPYLQHGFVMWHLLFATLAWPKIAFPMRGFEFQQKTQNQRNIYQALRKGVSSTSSGVGQGNVLLLDTVPMLKRILSPQLRSVAVQLLSPKEQYDLRHTIEVMVDLGLTFMQVKSAEGHYVFQTEPDLDALANFPGSLGLTLPYFSRQLIAREVDLERIRRAAPKGNGKAVENTKKKPTQTTSPRLPNHLQTLKPKQISSNKPNATAKQQLTKDFFGRITHKSSAISATEERKTDAIVKSPIWYRYKEGFNNAVRKDVHLNELL, from the exons atGGACCAATATCCCGATGAAAATGAGGAATTTGAACTACAATATCAAGATGAGCTGGAGATGATGGATGATTTTGATAATGACGATGGACCTAGTACATCTCATCAAGCAGCAGCTAAGGCAAAAGCTGTAACTGGATCCACTCCCACCGTTGCCCGTTTGAGTAACTCCACCTTGAATTCTCCCCAATTGTCGCAAATCACATTTGGATCGACTCAGAGTCAGATTGAGAATGGAGCTGATGGCGGAGGAGGACCCGTTAACCGTCGTCTCTTTGGCACACCGAAAGTACCGGGCATTGGACGCGGCTGTTCCACTCCGTTTCAACGGATGCCAGCTATCGAAGAATCCGAGTTGGCAGCAGAAAAACTGCAAGAAGTGGATCTGCgtccaacaaacaaaagacGCCTGGAGCGGGATCTCTTTGGTGATATTGATGATCTATTCCATGAGTCCTACGAGGATCCGCTGGTAAAGAAGGCACGCACCGAAGAGCAGCGGGATCAGCAGGCCATTGAGAAGATTTTGGAGTTGCGTAGGAAAATGCGAGAGACCACCAAAACGGTGCGCCACGATGAGATTAGTCGATTAAAGTCGTTGCATGATTTCAAAATGAGAAATTTATCCTATCAAATACCAAATTGGCCATTTTTGCCCATACAACGCAGCGATTTGGAAAGGATCTATGTGAGATTTCATTCAGAGGACTATGAGCAGAGACAATTGGACTTAATAGGAGCACGTCAGAACACAACGGGCAGTCTTTTGGGTGACAGCAAGGAGCAGGTTTGGCGCGAGGCCAATGAAATG GTTCTTCGTCGTTTGGCTCCACCCACCCAAGCACCAGCTGTTGTAGTAGAAACTATTGACTTCTCCTCGTCCTCCTCAACGAGTGGCCTGTGGGTAGACAAATATAAGCCTAGGAAGTACATAGATCTCCTCTCCGATGAGATGACCAATCGCAGTCTTTTATATTGGCTTAAAATGTGGGATAAAGTTGTTTTTGGCAAGGTCTTTCATTCCAagcaagaacaagaacaacaaatggCAGGAGGCGCGGGTTCAGGTTCAGGTTCGGGTTCTGGAGCAGCAGCTCAGCTGAATAGCTTCAATAAACGTACTGGGAAATTTGAATCGAATGGCGGTTGGAGGCAGCGCAAAGCCCGCCAGGCTCTCAACACAAATGTCGATGATTTGGGACGACCCATGCAAAAGGTGGCCCTGTTGTGCGGTCCTCCTGGTCTTGGAAAGACCACTTTGGCCCACACCATTGCCCGACATGCTGGCTACAATGTCAGGGAAATAAATGCCTCCGATGATCGTAGTCCAGAGGCCTTCAAATTGGCCTTGGAGAATGGTACTCAAATGTCATCGGTTTTGAATGAGGATAAGCGACCTAATTGCATTGTTTTGG ATGAAATCGATGGAGCGCCACGACAATCAATTGAATATTTGGTTAAATTCGTCAGCGATGGCATTTATAGTAAGGTCAAGGCGAAAGGGTCGAAACCCGAGCATAATGTCCTGCGGCGTCCCATCGTATGCATTTGCAATGATGTCTATGATCCTGCCCTGCGTCCCTTGCGACAAATTGCCTTTGTTGTACAATTTCCACCCATCGATTCAGCTCGTTTGGCCGAAAGGTTGATTCAAGTGGCCAAGAAGGAGAAAATGAAAACAGATTTCGGTTCACTTATTGCTCTGGCCGAGAAATCGGGCAATGATGTTAGAAGTTGTATATCCTCCATGCAGTTTTTTAA CGCTCAAAAACATAGTCTAACTCTGCAGGatgttttaaataataatcTAGGACAAAAGGATCGTCATCAGGGTCTATTTGATGTTTGGGGTGCCATTTTTCGT ATTCAACGTCCCAAAAAACAATTGGCTGCCTCTAGTAATTCTCAAAACGCCGATGAACCAGCCGAGGTGATATTGACAAATATGTCTGTACCCACACGTGTGCAAAATGTCCTGACTGTGGTGCATTCCTGTGGAGATTTTGAACG TCTTACCCAAGGAGTCTATGAGAATTATTTGCAACAGAAAATGCCCGATCCAAATTTCAATGGAGTCTGCGAGGCTCTTCAATGGTTTTGTTTTCAGGATCTTttacaaaatcaaatcaatcGGCAACAGAACTATTCGGTATATCCATATTTACAACATGGTTTCGTTATGTGGCATTTACTCTTTGCCACTTTGGCCTGGCCGAAAATTGCATTCCCCATGCGAGGTTTCGAG TTTCAACAGAAGACACAGAATCAACGTAATATATATCAAGCCCTTCGCAAAGGTGTCAGCTCCACATCTTCGGGTGTGGGACAGGGAAATGTTCTATTACTGGATACGGTGCCGATGCTAAAACGCATATTATCACCCCAATTGCGTTCAGTGGCCGTGCAGTTGCTATCGCCCAA AGAACAATACGATTTACGTCACACGATAGAAGTAATGGTTGACTTGGGCCTAACATTTATGCAAGTCAAATCTGCCGAAGGTCATTATGTATTCCAAACAGAACCAGATCTCGATGCATTGGCCAATTTTCCAG gttCACTTGGCTTGACTTTACCCTATTTCAGTCGACAATTGATAGCACGTGAAGTGGATTTAGAACGCATACGGCGAGCTGCACCCAAGGGCAATGGCAAAGCGGTGGAAAACACAAAGAAGAAACCAACTCAGACCACCTCACCGCGACTACCGAATCATTTGCAAACATTGAAACCGAAACAAATTTCCAGCAATAAACCGAATGCAACCGCTAAGCAGCAG ctCACTAAAGACTTTTTTGGACGCATTACTCATAAGTCATCGGCAATTTCAGCCACGGAAGAAC gcAAAACTGATGCTATTGTTAAAAGTCCTATTTGGTATCGGTATAAAGAAGGTTTCAATAATGCTGTACGCAAGGATGTTCATCTCAATGAATTGCTCTGA
- the LOC6642276 gene encoding kunitz-type serine protease inhibitor vestiginin-1: protein MSQLKPFLLLSSMLLCCSLLEARFLTSLPIIPNICHQPPPRSSGICTVEVEGYYYDSATFDCQMYSIGGCRLIPGQSFGSLQNCVETCVHGLRRNQDLYVNE from the exons ATGTCTCAGCTCAAGCCTTTCCTGTTGTTGTCCTCGATGTTGCTGTGCTGCAGCCTCCTTGAGGCGCGTTTCCTGACCAGTCTGCCCATCATACCAA ATATTTGCCATCAACCTCCGCCACGATCGTCGGGAATATGTACTGTGGAAGTCGAGGGTTACTATTATGATTCGGCAACATTTGATTGCCAAATGTATTCGATTGGTGGTTGTCGTCTTATCCCGGGACAAAGCTTTGGCAGTCTCCAGAATTGTGTGGAGACATGTGTGCATGGTCTGCGACGAAATCAGGACTTATATGTGAACGAATGA
- the LOC6642278 gene encoding kunitz-like peptide PcKuz1 produces MSPIWPFCLIIGLCLLSPIDGASKRVKMCLQPSISGRCFGYVESYAYNPIKRHCEPFIYGGCGGNDNRFATKVECEYNCRDI; encoded by the exons ATGTCGCCCATCTGGCCCTTCTGCCTTATCATAGGCCTGTGTCTGCTAAGCCCTATCGATGGAGCCTCCAAGAGAG TGAAAATGTGTCTACAGCCCTCAATCAGTGGTCGTTGTTTCGGTTATGTGGAGAGCTACGCCTACAATCCCATCAAGCGTCATTGTGAGCCCTTCATCTATGGCGGATGTGGTGGAAATGATAACCGTTTTGCCACCAAGGTCGAATGTGAATACAATTGTCGTGATATCTAA
- the LOC6642256 gene encoding spleen trypsin inhibitor I isoform X1 produces MSTQFLSLRAIVLLVMILHLSQVQAANNNAKPVAQVPQPTQASQTTKPPKIQVAAKCLQPLDPGPCRMSLERYYYNKDKNACETFKFGGCRGNDNCFGFKQTCEEACLVKK; encoded by the exons ATGTCGACCCAGTTTCTTAGCCTTAGAGCAATTGTTTTGCTGGTGATGATTCTACATTTGAGCCAAGTGCAGGCAGCGAACAATAATGCAAAACCTGTGGCCCAAGTGCCCCAACCCACTCAAGCCTCACAGACAACCAAGCCCCCAAAAATCCAGG TAGCTGCAAAATGCTTGCAACCCTTGGATCCAGGTCCATGTCGCATGAGCTTGGAGCGTTATTACTACAATAAGGATAAGAATGCCTGCGAGACTTTCAAATTTGGTGGCTGTCGAGGCAATGATAATTGTTTTGGCTTCAAACAGACCTGCGAAGAGGCTTGTCTAGTGAAGAAATGA
- the LOC6642255 gene encoding protease inhibitor, giving the protein MPTIGQMTTQFLILLCSLMLVTMMIIQLPQVQAVTNNAKPVAQVQDARCLQPLDPGPCRMNWERFYYNKDNNICEPFKYGGCHGNENRFNFQQTCEEACLVKK; this is encoded by the exons ATGCCAACGATCGGTCAAATGACGACCCAATTTCTAATTCTATTGTGCAGTCTGATGCTGGTCACGATGATGATAATCCAACTGCCCCAAGTGCAGGCAGTGACCAACAATGCAAAGCCTGTGGCCCAAGTCCAGG ATGCGAGATGCTTGCAACCTCTCGATCCGGGTCCGTGTCGCATGAATTGGGAGCGTTTCTACTATAACAAGGATAACAATATCTGTGAGCCTTTCAAATATGGCGGTTGTCACGGCAATGAAAATCGTTTTAACTTCCAACAAACCTGCGAAGAGGCTTGTCTAGtgaagaaatga
- the LOC6642277 gene encoding uncharacterized protein LOC6642277, whose translation MPKMSSFSRNAISLMLCLILAIGSLRLQLVEARVRDLCQVKPSTSGLCVPSTLGIYYDEETQHCHFVGCNNKRLFSSLDDCEKICNNSRHIKLRSRSQRQRVNETTN comes from the exons ATGCCCAAGATGTCCTCGTTCAGTCGGAATGCAATTAGCCTAATGCTATGCCTTATACTGGCAATAGGCAGTCTAAGACTTCAGTTGGTTGAAGCACGTGTGC GTGATCTCTGTCAGGTGAAACCCAGCACTAGTGGTCTCTGTGTGCCCAGCACTTTGGGCATTTATTATGATGAGGAGACCCAACATTGCCATTTCGTGGGCTGCAATAACAAACGTCTCTTTAGCAGCTTAGATGATTGTGAAAAAATATGCAATAATTCCAGGCATATTAAGCTGCGAAGTCGCAGTCAACGGCAGAGAGTGAACGAAAccacaaattga
- the LOC6642259 gene encoding male accessory gland serine protease inhibitor produces MKYLWVATALGLLMSLSHSRLLVQATKPEMCNQQHSMAGMAQDGAACMAFMPAWSYDPSKNACVDFIFGGCGGNSNQFNSQEECEKACKD; encoded by the exons ATGAAGTATTTGTGGGTAGCTACTGCGTTGGGTTTGCTCATGAGTCTCTCCCATAGTCGCCTTCTGGTGCAGGCCACCAAACCGG AGATGTGCAATCAGCAGCATTCTATGGCTGGCATGGCCCAGGATGGGGCGGCTTGTATGGCTTTTATGCCAGCCTGGAGCTATGATCCCAGCAAAAATGCCTGTGTTGACTTTATATTTGGCGGCTGTGGCGGTAATTCAAATCAATTTAACAGTCAAGAGGAATGCGAAAAGGCCTGCAAGGACTAA